ATTAAACTGGGCTAAAACGAAAAGAAATAACATCAGCCAATTTGAAAAAGACTCCATAAAAAAGGACATCAATAGCATTTCAGAATTAATAAAAAAAGTAATTAATAAATTTAAGAGAGAAGAAGGAATCTAATCATATGAATATCTATTTACCCATCCTTGCATTTTTATTCTTAAGCTCCTGTAATGAAAACGTCACTTCAGAAGTGAGTAATATAAAAGTTATACTTGATACCGATATGGGTTCGGATTGTGATGATGTTGGGGCATTGGCAATGCTTAATGAATACAAAAATCAAGGGAAAGCTGAAATAAAAGGAGTTATATATAGCTCTGGTGTTATGCCATATGGAGCTGGTGTTATAGATGCTATCAATAGATATTATGGCAATGACAAAATCCCTATAGGTGCAAGCTATGACAGCTTGGTGGGAGACCCTATTGACAAAATGCAGGCAGAGAAACTTTCAAAAGATACAGCCGCTTTTAAAAACAAAATTATTAAGAACACTGATGCTATTGAACAAACCCAATTGATCAGGAGTATTTTAACAAATCAACCTGACAACAGCATTGTCTATATAACTATTGGACATACTAAAGGGCTTTATGATTTATTAGTTTCAAAACCTGATACTATATCTCGATTATCTGGGATGGAATTAGCCAATAAGAAAATAAAGAAATGGGTTGCATTGGGAGCATTAAAAGCCTCAAATCAGGAAAAACGCTATGTGAAAGATTGGAATTTCTTTTCTAATGGTACGGCTAAGTATAGCAAATTTGTTGTTGAAAACTTCCCGAAACCAATCTATTTCATTGACGCAGGTTCTGATATAATGACAGGTAAATCATTAGCTAATACACCTAATGGCAATATTGTAAGAACCGCATATAGAGATTGGTTGTGGAATGTTGAAAAGAAATTATTGGAAGACCAAAGACCAAGTTGGGATTTGATGACAGTCTATTTTGCGGTGGAAAAACCGGAAAAACATTTTGAAACTATTGAAAACGGCTATTTGGAATTTGATATCGAAAAAGGTTGTCGGTGGAATAAAACCGATTCACTAACAAATCAATATTTTGTGCTTCAGAAGCAGGGATATCAAGATGAAATATCAAACTATCTAAACAAAATGATTTCTAAACGGGGTATGGAAGAATAGAACTTGTTAATTGAGTCGACGGCTCCACCAGTTATAGCTGATGAAGTACGCCTCTGGTACTCCAGCTCGGTCACAACTCCGTACGTATGGGTCGGCGGACTAGGATCCCCGTTTTGATTCTTTGACTTTAAGCGTTGATAATAATCCAACACACTTTCGTATCCACGTAGCCTTAGCTTTTCAAGCGTGATGGTTGTCTTTAATTCTGGATAACTATGGGAATACGTGCTTCCTGGTTAAAAAGAATTTCAACAGATAATGTTATACGTTTTCATAAAAAAGGTTTAGTTTGAAGTCTAAGCGATATAAAAAAACGAAGAAAGTCTAATGGAAAACCATAAAATGAAAGCTTCAACCAGAGAGCAGCTAAAAAAAACAAGTACGCCAACCATAGCCTCCATTTTATTCAAAAAAGGTTTGAAATTTCAGTTCATTCAAGATGTTAGGCCATTGTCTTCCCTCCATGAAAACATGGTGGGAGAAGCTTTTACTTTAAGATATATTCCGGCCAGAGAGGACTTAAACGAGATGTCAGTTTTTAGAGACCCAAAACATCCACAGCGAGTGGCGGTAGAAACATGTCCAGAAGGTGCAGTACTGATTATGGACAGCAGAAAATCTGCTAGGGCAGCATCAGCTGGTTCCATATTAATTACTAGACTCATGGTGCGTGGAGCGGCTGGCGTGGTAACCGATGGCGGCTTTAGAGATTCACAAATTATTGCCAATTTAGATTTCCCATCCTTCCATAAAGCTCCCTCCGCCCCTACTAATTTGACTTTAAATCAAGCACTTGATATAAATGTCCCTATTGGCTGTGGTGATGTAGCCGTTTTTCCTGGCGACATCATTGTAGGTGATGCTGATGGCGTTATGGTTATTCCAGCAAATTTGGCTGACGCAGTTGCCGAAGAAGCAAAAAGTATGGAATTATATGAGGAATTTGTAACAGAACGAGTCTTAGCTGGAGATACTATTATTGGACTTTATCCAATGACTTCAGAGGAGGTTGCCCAAAAGTTTGAAGCCTGGAAATTAGCTAAATAAGGGTATTCTTTCCTGAAGGAGAATCCACGCTAAAGTCAAGTCTTTTAAACTATCCTTTTTGACCGTTATTGCCTAAGCAAAACACTATACTTAGTTTTGCAACTATAATACTTATAGTATTAGTCATTAAGAGATCCTTCTCTTCCCAAAAGCATAAAAAATAGACATGAGTAAATCAATTTTAATCACAGGAAGCACAGATGGTATAGGAAAACTTGCCGCTATTAAATTGGCAAAAGACGGTCATCAGCTTTATCTACATGGAAGAAGTGAGGAAAAGCTTGATAAGGTTATTTCCGAAATCAAAACACTAAGTAATAATGAAAACATTAAGGGTTTTGTAGCAGATTTCTCTGATTTGGCTGATGTTAAAAAAATGGCTGCCGAAGTGAAAGAAGACATCTCAAAACTAGATATCCTCATCAACAATGCAGGCATTTTCACTAGTCCAATTCTGAAAACCAAAGATGGTTTAGATATTCGCTTTGCGGTCAATTACTTTGCTCCCTTTATTTTGACAAAGGCTTTACTTCCCTTACTTCAAAAAGGTTCCACGCCACGTATTATCAATTTGAGTTCGGCAGCACAAGCTCCCGTTTCTTTAGACGCACTTTCTGGGCAAGGTGAAATTCCTGCTCAAAGTTCTTATGCACAAAGTAAACTTGCCCTCACCATGTGGAGTTTCGATTTGGCGAAAAACGAGCCTGGCATTGAGGTAGTTGCCGTAAATCCAGGTTCTTTACTAAACACAAATATGGTAAGAGAAGCCTATGGTAAACATTGGTCATCTGCCGACAAAGGTGCCAACATCTTATACGACTTAGCCATATCTACCGAATATGAAGGAGCATCAGGTAAATACTTTGACAATGATAAGGGAGAAGTAAAAGGAACTTTCGGAGATGCACACCCAGATGCTTATAATCAAAATGCCATCAAAAGACTGATAGAAGTTACGGAATCTATAATGTAAACGGAGCGTATATCAAGTCAATAGTTTTCCAGTAAATGACATTGACCGTTCTTCACGATCTCTTGCAATTACTCTCGTTCAACCTAACTTACTATACTATCAGGCCCTATTTAGCGATGGGCATTTCCAACTAGAACCTCCTACATTTGATATCTATTTGTAATGAAAAACCTGCTAAGCCTATACTTAAAAAGGTATGCCAAAATTCACGTAAGTGCCTAAATCATTAGATTGGTCGCCGTACATTATACTAAACTCTAAAGCACCTATGGGTGTCAAATAAGCAAAACTAACGGCATGACCTGTAAGCCATGTGTCAAACCGAAGGTATTTTTCTCTACTGGTAAAGTTGCTTACCAAGCCATTGCTTTTAAACGTTAAATAGCCATTTTTAAAAAGGCTGCAGTTTACTCCAAGTCCCAAAGTAGCCACACTTGCGGTACTTATTACACCCTCATTATAACCAGCAAAAGTGATTTGATTTCTAAAGGTTCGCGTCAAGCCGCCTACCTGAAAATTATTGACTAGGTTTTGACTATAGTTAAAATTTAAACCCGCTTGAAAAACAACGTTAAAAGTCCATTTAGGGGCAATGGGTTGATAAGCGTCCAGCATTATGCTCAACCTTTGATAGTTTTCATAGTCTATTCCTAAGGTACTCAGGTCGGTAATTGGTACGCCATCTTCCAGAAATTCAATATCTGGCTTTTGATTAAAAACGCTACCGAGTTCCGCTTCTAATTTCAGTCCTTTGTTTGGGTAAATTGGTCTATCAAAAGTGTTGAATTTTAAAAATGCAAAAGAAGTCAGAAATGTGTTTTTCCCACTGGCTTCTAAGCGTGACTCTACCAAAGGTTTAAATCGGATATATTCTTGCCTAATTCCTATTCCTCCTGTCCAATCACGATTTCCAGCATACTGTCCTTTTAATTCTCCTACTGTGTAAAACTGCTTGTATTGACCTGTTCTACTTAAATCGGTATAGGTATTGAATTTAAAGTTTTCTACTTGTAGCCGAGCTATTAATGCCACGTTTTTTTGTAAACCAAAATACTGCATGTGCTCTCCAAGAAGACGTAGGTTTTCACCAATATTATAAGTGACTAAGGAGCGAGAATACTTTGTGAAGAAATCACGGGTTGTAAAATTCAGTAAAGCACTGATTCCCGAAAAGTCATTATAGTGCAAACCTAATTTAGCATAGGTAAGTGGGTTTTCTACTACCCTAAAAACAACCTCATTTGTGTTATCTTCATGCTTTATGATTTTAAAGTTTATAGAGCTATAGTACCGAGTTCCGTAAACTTTACGAATCAAATCTGAAATGGCGGCTTCCGTATAATACTTTCCGTCACCAAACTTAATGGCATGAATAAAAAAGGTTTCGGTAGTGCTTTCCAATCCTATAATAGAATGGCTGTTGATTAAAACAGAGTCATTTTTAGGTAGGCGGTCTTCTACAAATATTTGTTTACCATAAATGGCATCCAAGGAGTCTGCCAAATGTTTAATTTCTGGAAAAATGGACTCCCCTTTTTCTATACCAAGGTCAATTATGGTTTCTGAATCACCAAAACTAGCCATAGAATAGCCTTCCAAGGTTTGCTCAACATAATAATCGCATAAAGGAACCTCCTCCAAGAAATCATCATTTTCTTTAAAAAAAGCTAATTGTAATAAAATATCAATGACGTTATTAAGCCTTTCTCTGGAGTACAAACCTGAGCTAAGACTACTCCCAATCACAATATCGGCTCCCATTTCTTTCACGTCTCGTACGGGAAAGTTCCGGAGCATACCACCATCTACCAGTTTCATTCCGTCAAGGTCTACTGGTGTAAATGCCGATGGAATGGCCATACTTGCTCGTACAGCCGTGGAAATATCACCAGAGTCAAACACCACAGCTTTACCCGTAATAATATCGGTGGCTACACATTTAAATGGAATAGAAAAACTAGCGAAATCAGAAATGCCTCGTACTGGTTTATAAAGTTCTGCAAATTTAAACCAGAGTTCCTGCCCCTGTAAAACGCCTATGGGTAAGGACAGTTTTCTTTTGATGATAGGTAACTCTATAGCATACTTTCCGTATTCTCCTTTCTCCTCCATTGCTAGAGATTTTAGAGCCATTTCATTACTGAGCAATAATCCCCAATCTATATTTCGGGCAAGTTTCTCAATTTGTTTTCCTGAGTACCCTATGGCATATAATGAACCCACCACTGCACCCATACTGGTACCTGTGATATAATCTATCTTTACTCCTGCCGAGTCAATCGCTTTTAAAATACCAATATGAGCAAGCCCTTTTGCCCCACCTCCACTCAGCGTAAGCCCAATTTTAGGACGTTCAGATTGACCAAAACCATAAGACAAGCCCAAAATCAGGAAGAAAGCGAAAAAATAACTTTTTCTCATAAAGGGTTTCTTATCAAAGATTAAACTTCATTGGTATAAACTTGTTAACAGAACATGCTCTAAGATACTTCATTATGAAAGTTAAAAATCAAAGCCCACACCTAAAGTAAATCGATGGCTTTCTTCAAACGTTTCTTTTGGAACAAAAATGCCAACGTTAATAAGCATTAAGTTCATAGGAGAAAACCAAAGACCACCACCATAACTGTAATGCCAGTTTTCATCAGTTCTTTCATCCCAAACCTTACCATAATCAAAACTGCCATACAAACCGTAAGAAAGAAGAAATTGCTTGCGACTAAGTTTTAATCGCAGGTCAGTAGTATGCCTAAAAGCGTTCTCTCCATAAAACCTCTCCCGACGATACCCTCTAAGCCCATTTAAACCTCCTATAGATGCCAACTGGAAAAACTCATAACCTTTACCAAAAACATGAGATGTGCTCGCCTGTGTGGCCAAAACTATCCTTTCTTTGGTATCTAAGGCTTTATACAATGCTAAGTCAACACTGAAGGCTGTGTAGTTTTTTGAGGTTTCAAATTGTTCGCTATAGGTTACATCAGTATTAAATTTCACTCCATTTGTTGGGAATTGGGCATTTTCAATATTGTCAAAATTTAGGGCAGCTTTAGCTCCAGCAAATGCCATAGTTCTAAATACATTTTCAGTTTCACTTGCGGTATTACCTGTCAAATAGCTCCCCTCTATCTGCTTAATTTTAGATGTTTGAATGAAAGGTCCAATAGTAAAAGAACCAGCATCGGCCAAAAGCCTTTTCTTAAAACCTATATGCAAACCTGCAGACTCTTGAAACACTCTGTAAAAGTCTAAATCACTTTGTACTCTGCGTGTATCATTACCAATACCTGCATAATTTAAGGCAAAACCGGGCCCGTTATAATGGGCCTTTACGAATAAATCAATAGGTCTGAAAACATCCACAAAATCACCCTCATACCCTAGTCTCAGTGCGTTTGTACTAAAAGAAAGACTGGCATTAAACTTTTGTAAAGAAGCATAAGGTTTTTTCTTAAAACCATATTTTACCAAACTGGCACTAGCCCCTATGCTAAAACCTTCGTCACCATTATAACCGACAATAGGAAATGGCGTAAACATGTCATAATTGCTATCGTTACTGCGGCGGTCGTAAATATTGAAAAGGTAATTATCAGTACGTTTGTCCTTAAAATTAGCCTGTGTTTTTACTTTGTTCTTTTTGCCTTCATCATCATAAATCAATGATTTCTTTTGACTCTGAGGAATGTCTCCTTCTTGATTAAAAACATCTTTGCCTGTGCCACCTATTACCCTAACCTTTGTCTTTCCCTTCCCTGGGCCAATAAACGTAAACTCGTCGTCATCGTCATTGCCATATATATTAATTTCTTTGGTAATAGCACTCTTAAAGGTTCGGTCATAAATTTGCTCCTTTTCATTTCCTTTTTTGCTAATATGAAAAGCAATAACCTGGACAGTCTCATCATCTTTCCTGTCAATCACAAAGTGCTCTCGCTCATCAGTTCCAATTACATTTACCGCACTGCTAACAAACTCATAATGTTCACGAGCAATGTTCTCTAGATTGTCTCTTCGCGATTTGACATTAAACTTCAATTCGTCAGCAACCGCTTTTTGTGCCGCTTCTGGCCAAGAATCAAAAGCTTTATCAATGATTTCATCGCTTAGGTTTTCCTGAATAAACTGAATTTGTTCTTCCCAATCATTCCAATCTAAACCATTCAAGAAAGTACGGTCTACCAACCTTGCACTCCATGTAGTCCACTTTACATTTTTGACATCGGGTTCAAAGCTTTGCAATTGTCTCAAAAAAGGCATTGTTTGCTTAGCAATTTCAGTAACCAAACCATCATATAATGAAAAAGCTTGGTCTCTATCTTTAGGAATTGGACGAATTCGTTTTTTCCCGTCGTCCATTTTTTTAACAGCCCAAGCCCATTGGTCGTCATGCCTATCCCAGTCACCTATTAAAAAATCAAACAGGCGAGTTCTTAACATCCAGCTTTCATCTACCTTGCTGTCGTTCTCTTCTAATATTTCTTCCAGTACCTCTTTGGTATTTAAAATCTTATCTGCATTGCCAAAAAATGGAGCATCTTCCCATTGCTTTCCATTTGGACGTTCCTCAAAAAGGTTCATGGTTTCTCCCACCACCTCGTTAAAGTCTCCTAGCTTCGCCTGTGCCGGAACATAAACTAAAGTAGGATTGGTATGATATACTTGGATGGCATCCGCTAAAATAGGAATGGCCAATGGTGCAAAAGGATTGGTAGACATAAAATTATCTTCTACCACAAACTGAGCTGCCTTTAGTTCATTAAATGGAGCTGGAAGAAAACGAGTAACGTCTTTAGCCAAACCTCTTAAAACATACTGTTTGTCGTCATCAGCTATTAAACGCAGCGAATTGGTTTGATTTCCTCCGCCTAACTTCACAGGCTCTAAGCCACCCTTTTCCTTACTTAAATCAAAGGTTCTAAATGTATATTCTTTTTGAAAAAGCTCACGATTATGTTTCCCTAAAATCACACCATGTAAAGGCCCCACTTCCGCAGCTTCTTTGGTAGTGACATACTGCAGAGTGCTTTCCTTTAAACCCTTGTACTCTACAGAAGTTTGCTCTTCCTCCTCACTTTCTTCTACTCCTTTTACTAGCTTACGGTAAATGACCGTTGCCTTTTCTCCATTTTCAGCGACTTCATAAAAAGTCACCCAAGTTTCACCATTTTTATAGAAATCAAGCTTACTAAACCCTGCTCTTGAACTGGAAAACAAAGAACCTTTCCCTTTTCCTACGGGGCTTTTTTTAGAACCACTTCCACTCACAATAAACTTTTGGCCAGCATTTTCTATATACTGTAAGTTATGCTCATGCCCACTTGCAAAAATGAAACTACCGTTTTTTCCTGCTCCTGCCAGCAAAGCCTTCTTTAGAGCTATGTAATTCTTATTTACCACATCTTGTCTAGAGCCAATAGTACCTCTAACCAAAGCACTTAAACTCCCCAAACCAGGAAGCGGAATATAAAGATTAGGATTAAGTTCTGTTAAAGGGAAAAGGTGCTCTTTGGCCGTAAACCTACCGCCATGTGGCCCATAGGTATAAAGTGGATGGTGCATCGCAATGACCACTCTTTTGTTACGGTATTTCCGTGCAATATTTTCAAACTCAAATATAAAATGCTCTCTGTTTTTTAATTCGCAGCCATCATTTATCTCATTAACTTTATTCCAATCTGTAAGCCACCACTGTGAGTCAATAGCCAGAATAACTACATCGTCGTTAAGCTCTACTACTTCTGGACCAGAACAACCACCTGAAGGCAAAAAGTAGTTTTCATAATCATCCTTGTCTTTAACTCCTCGTTTTTTGTTGATGTATTTTTGTACGTACTTTTCTTGCCTTTTTAGTCCATCCACACCCCAACCACGCCAGTCGTGATTTCCAGGTAAAAACAGCGGATAACCAGCAAAGTCATCAATAGTGCTCAGTTGGGCTTCTATTCTAAACTCAGCTTCGGCTCGTTCTTTTTCATTGGCTTTTGGCGGCATGCCACTTTGATAAATATTATCTCCTAAAAAAATAACAGAGCTGTTTGCTGATTCCGCTGCAAGCGTTTTTTTTAGGTATAATACTGCAGGGGCAGGCTTTTCTTCTGCACTATAACCTGCATCTCCAATCAAGTACATGGAATGAGCTATAGCACTCGTCGAATCTGCCAATTCTAACTCCCAGTTTTCTGCCGTGCTCGCGTATTTGGTTTTATAGTTTGCACAGGATGATAAAAGTAAAAAGGTAATAGAAAACAGTAATGTAAATTTTCTCTTCATAGGTTAATGACCTTGTTAATATCGATTTAATCTATTCTATTAAATCTAATTATGTTTGGCTTGCTGCTCTCGCCTCCTTCGTTAGATATATACAGGTTTCCATCTGGGTCAAACGTAATACCTTCAGGCTGCGGAAACATTTTTTTCCTAAGCGGAACACTCTTTTTAAATGTATGGGATTTATCAAAAATCAATAATTGACTTCGAATAGCGGATATAATATAAATGTCTTCTGTAATAGGGTTTTGAGCCGCCGCAGAAGCAGCAAAAGCCTTTTTGAATTGCTTCTCTTTTGGTAATTTAAACTCAAATTCCTCTGGTTTTTCGTTCAAATCATTGACATCAAAAGAGAAACCTTTAATGGTATATTCGTCAGACTCTTTTTTACATGCTTTGCAAAGTATATTTAAACGCTGTGAAGCTGGCTCTAAAAACATAGTTTCATACTCTCCTTTTGGGAGTTCGTCTGTTTTAGTAAGATTTTCATTTGATTCAAAACTCAAAATCATACCATCACTTCTTAAAATATAAGTCAAGCTATTTGCCCTAACTATTTCTTCATAATCGCCTGCTTTCGCAAATGGAACTTCCTGTAGTATTTCTCCTTCTTCACTCACTTTGAAAACGCTCCCCTTTTCATCCTGCACTGCATATATGAACCCAGCATCTATCGATATTCCTGAAACCTCCTCTAAGATGTTAGGTAAGACGATTTTCTTATAGTCTCCAAAATCATATTCACTGCCCTTTTCTTGAATTTCAGTGTTACAAGACATCATCAGAATACACAATGAAATTTTTGAAATATTAATTATCATTTAAATCCTTCGGTTTATTTATAAGACAACATGCAAAGACTAATTCTAAGCATCAAAACGGCATCTACATAAAGCGTTTGTGGTTTAACAAATCTTATGAAAATTTGATTCTATGTATTTAGGTAAATAACATACGTAAAAGCGTACCTACCAAGATTTAGTCTTAAACCATTAATAGGTAGCTCTCAATTTCTAATCAGACTGCTAGATAAAATCTTTAATTAAAAAATGCTACTGGCCGCTTTTCTAGGAACCACCATAGCGGCTCTCTTCACTTTTTATGAAAAAAAACTGACCAATTAATAACTTTAAATAGTAGAAAAATAGACGCTATATCTCCAGCCCTTTTAATTTTCTTAAACAGTGTCGTCCTGTTTTTCTATACTGATTTCCGTGTAATTAGGAGAAGATGCTTAATCTTGAGTAAATTCGATTATTGAGCATAAGCCGATTTAATACTAATGAAAGAGAAAGAACTATCAGATTTAACAGACGAAGAATTGTTACTAGAAGCAAAGAAGGCGAAACCTTCAGCTATCACCAACGCTCTACTAATTGGTTTTTTGATTGGTATTATAGCCTATAGCATTATGGTGAATAGCGTTGGACTTTTCACATTAATCCCGCTGTTTTTTATTTATAAGCTAGTGAATGGCCCTAAAGACACCAAAGAGTTAGAAAGACTAATGAAAGAAAGGAATTTGAAAAATCCTCAATGATTTCAAGTCTTGATTTACCCAAAATGGCCTTTTAAAAATTCTATATGCCTTTGTAAAAGGGGAATTAAAATTTCTTAGCGAAAGTGTTACAGATGAAATTGTTTGGGATATTATTGGAAAGAAAAAAATAGAAGGAAAAGATAACTTTTTAGAGGAGTTGGAAAAAATGAAGAACTATGTAGCCTCCGAACTGATTCTGCAACAAATATTATCACATGGAAAAGAGGGAGCAGCAAACGGTATCATGAAAATGGAAGACGGAAAAAAATATGCATTTTCAGACTTTTACATATTTAAGGGGGCAAAGAGCACTAAAATCAAATCAATAAGCTCTTATGTCATTGAAATATAAAAAAGCTATATAAACCAAACCCATTAATAGACAAAGGGTTTATGCTAATAAAAGGCGTTGAAAATTTAGATACTCATATTTGAGACATCACTTTTATAGACTTATCTATATGAATCATCAAGAAGAACGTGTCATGAGAAAAACCTGACCCATAAACCAAAATTAGAAGACAAAACGATGGCAACAGTTAACACTTATTTATACTTCAATGGCGATTGCGAAGAAGCATTTGATTTTTATAAATCTGTTTTTAATAAAGAATTCAAATTCATTGGACGATATAAAGATGTCCCTGAGCCTGCAAGGCAGAATTTCCCTCATTGCAAAGACCAACATATCATGCATGTAGGGTTACCTATAAGTGAGGAAACTATCTTAATGGGTGCCGACATTATTAATGTGGAATCCGAAGAAAACGATGCTCCAAAATATTTCTCGCTTTATTTAAATACGGAGAGTAAAGAGGAAGCGGATAGGCTCTTTGATTCATTCGCCAAAGAGGGAGAAGTAAAACTTCCTATTTCTGAGCAATTTTGGGGTTCATATTATGGAATCTGTTTAGATAAATTTGGCATTAACTGGAAAATCAGTTTTAGCTTAGAAACTACTTAAACGCAAAATTATGACCGGACCTAATAAAGACGGCAAGTTTCCTCTTGATAATTACGACAGACTCTGTTTTTTAAAGAATGTGGTAAAGAATCCTAATATCATTATTGGCGACTATACCTATTACGACGACTTTGAGAATGTTGAAAATTTTGAAAAGAACGTAAAATATCACTTTGACTTTGTTGACGACAAATTAATAATTGGAAAGTTTTGCATGATTGCTTCTGACGTGAAATTCATCATGAATGGAGCAAATCACCTGACAGATGCCTTAACCACTTATCCGTTTGCCATTTTTGGGAATGGTTGGGAAAATGCAATGGAAGGAAAATCTTACCCTAAAAAGGGTAACATCAATATCGGAAATGATGTTTGGATAGGTTATAACGCAACCATAATGGCAGGAGTAAGTATTGGAGATGGAGCTATCATAGCTACAAACTCAACGGTGGTTAAAGACGTAGAACCTTATACTATTGTTGGTGGAAACCCGGCAGTAGAAATCAAGAAACGTTTTTCTGACTCAGTTATTGATAAGCTTTTAGACTTACAATGGTGGAATTGGGATATAGAAAAAATAAGCAAAAATGTTCAAAACCTAACGGATAAGAATATTGAAAAACTAATAGAATGAAGGCAGTCAATTCCTGAATATTCAAAGGCAAAAAAACATTTTTGAAAGGCTATCAAGTAACTAATTGAGTTCGTCTGATTACATCAAACCATATGAAGCAAAGCTTAACATACTATATTACACTACTGATTATTAAGCTTAAGGGCTTGAAAAAGGACTTTAGTAAAGACCCTATAGATTTCAAAAAAATCAGAAAAGGAGATGTTCATCATCCCAAAGGGAGCTTCTTCAGAGAAAATATACTACGAAGGTTCAAAATTTCAGATTCC
This sequence is a window from Arcticibacterium luteifluviistationis. Protein-coding genes within it:
- a CDS encoding CatB-related O-acetyltransferase gives rise to the protein MTGPNKDGKFPLDNYDRLCFLKNVVKNPNIIIGDYTYYDDFENVENFEKNVKYHFDFVDDKLIIGKFCMIASDVKFIMNGANHLTDALTTYPFAIFGNGWENAMEGKSYPKKGNINIGNDVWIGYNATIMAGVSIGDGAIIATNSTVVKDVEPYTIVGGNPAVEIKKRFSDSVIDKLLDLQWWNWDIEKISKNVQNLTDKNIEKLIE
- a CDS encoding VOC family protein, producing the protein MATVNTYLYFNGDCEEAFDFYKSVFNKEFKFIGRYKDVPEPARQNFPHCKDQHIMHVGLPISEETILMGADIINVESEENDAPKYFSLYLNTESKEEADRLFDSFAKEGEVKLPISEQFWGSYYGICLDKFGINWKISFSLETT
- a CDS encoding SdiA-regulated domain-containing protein translates to MIINISKISLCILMMSCNTEIQEKGSEYDFGDYKKIVLPNILEEVSGISIDAGFIYAVQDEKGSVFKVSEEGEILQEVPFAKAGDYEEIVRANSLTYILRSDGMILSFESNENLTKTDELPKGEYETMFLEPASQRLNILCKACKKESDEYTIKGFSFDVNDLNEKPEEFEFKLPKEKQFKKAFAASAAAQNPITEDIYIISAIRSQLLIFDKSHTFKKSVPLRKKMFPQPEGITFDPDGNLYISNEGGESSKPNIIRFNRID
- a CDS encoding FUSC family protein, giving the protein MKEKELSDLTDEELLLEAKKAKPSAITNALLIGFLIGIIAYSIMVNSVGLFTLIPLFFIYKLVNGPKDTKELERLMKERNLKNPQ